Proteins encoded by one window of Arachis ipaensis cultivar K30076 chromosome B04, Araip1.1, whole genome shotgun sequence:
- the LOC107637783 gene encoding uncharacterized protein LOC107637783: MEGNVSSEPEPEVDYSVINIASDALDGSTIFHTVNDVVSFLLYMHLQIPSTVQDMSAEFDALHSEYKELELAIGTTAKTSFRRQQVSKMRDIKMGIRRMDKFMNTLLKVQTAIKVMISQVPTMERLVLALGASPLRPLHIYVLNFSHGAARTTDSDDFGRSKLAEGLSRKAIRALISKGAGSVNYPGPLKLFLLFKAPSSFNQPLHFLPKRDFRYHKQVVPLKLLVKCRNQVEEVPAPSEDMIWFQCRHVIKGLAMNTMPDE, from the exons ATGGAAGGCAACGTTAGCTCTGAACCGGAACCGGAAGTGGACTACAGTGTAATCAACATAGCATCAGACGCGTTGGATGGTTCAACGATCTTTCACACCGTTAACGACGTCGTTTCCTTCCTCCTTTACATGCATCTCCAAATCCCCTC CACGGTGCAGGATATGAGCGCTGAATTTGATGCATTGCATTCCGAGTATAAAGAGCTG GAGTTGGCTATAGGAACCACAGCGAAAACATCATTTCGAAGACAGCAAGTGAGCAAAATGAGGGACATTAAGATGGGAATCAGGAGAATGGATAAGTTCATGAACACACTCTTGAAAGTGCAAACTGCCATCAAAGTGATGATCAGCCAAGTCCCCACCATGGAGAGGCTTGTATTGGCTCTTGGAGCTAGTCCTCTTCGGCCCCTGCACATCTATGTCTTGAACTTCTCACACGGAGCTGCACGTACAACAGATTCAGATGATTTCGGGAGAAGTAAACTGGCAGAAGGGCTGTCGAGAAAG GCAATCCGGGCATTGATATCAAAGGGTGCTGGGTCTGTCAACTATCCCG GTCCTCTCAAATTGTTTCTGCTGTTTAAGGCCCCTTCTTCATTCAATCAGCCTCTGCATTTTCTGCCAAAACGTGATTTTAGGTATCACAAACAG GTTGTGCCTTTGAAGCTATTGGTTAAGTGCCGCAACCAGGTAGAGGAAGTACCTGCTCCTTCAGAAGATATGATCTG GTTTCAATGCCGACATGTGATTAAAGGCCTTGCAATGAACACAATGCCGGATGAATAA